CTGTTTAATCTACTTAAGGTCTGGACTGCATGTAGCCCAACTAGCTTTTTATCCACATACATGGTGTGAAGAAGTGGTTCGTCAAATCCGGTCTGGAATTTCTCAGCAACGATAAGAATTCTGTAGTCCGGTGTTTTGAATGCATCTGGAATACTTACCTTGGGTGGGAGCCTATTTAAGCTATTTTCCGTATATTTTTCAAGCGTATCAGGGTCTCTCACTTCTCCAGAAAACGCTACTAGAGGTTTATACGGGAGATTTTTCTCTTCCATTATCTTTTTGAACATGAGATAGTACCTAACTGCATGTAGCCTAGAACGGGTTACAACCATTGCTCGACCACGTCCCTGGATGGCGTTTTCAGTCACATCCATAAAATGATCCAGCATTATCCTCGTCTTCATTTCAATCGCATGTGGTTGCAAATCCACGTAGGAAGTGAGCAGTCTAACTGCTTTTTTCTTCGGGTATTCTTTATCCTCCTCAATCCTTTTGGCCAGTTTGAAGTATCGTTTAAAGGTGGTGTAATTCTCTAAAACGTCCAGTATAAATTCCTCTTCGATGGCCTGTCTCATCGAATACAAGTGGAAAGCTTCATATCTCCCATCTCGGTTCTTCCATCCAAAAAGCTCAAGGGTTTTGTTCTTGGGGGTAGCTGTAAAAGCAAAGTAAGAAATATGGGGTTGTCTCCCTCTAAGTCGTATCTCCTTTACAATTTCATCCTCGATATCGAATTCATCCTTATCCTCTTCCTCTGCCTGTTCCAGGTTAACCGATAGTACTTTCTTTAAATGTTTTGAACTCTCACCGGACTGACTGGAGTGTGCTTCATCTAAAATAACAGCGAAGCGTTTTCCTTTTAATTCGGTTATGGTGTCGGAGATGACGGGGAACTTCTGTAGAGTCGTAACGATAATGTCTTTACCGTGTTCTAGTGCTTCTCGTAACTGAGTGGAGTCTATGTCAATTTTTTTGACAACTCCCTCCACCTGTTCAAATTGTTTAATGGTGTTCTGTAACTGCCTATCGAGAACCCTTCTATCAGTAACCACAACTATGGAGTCAAATAACCTCTCTTTATCGGTATCCCTTTGGTAAAAACTTGCCAATTGGTGCGCTAACCAGGCAATGGTATTTGACTTTCCTGATCCAGCAGAATGCTGAATGAGATAACTCTCCCCAACACCCTCGTCCTTTAAAGCATCGAGTATTTTCCTCACTGCATCTAACTGGTGGAATCTTGGAAAAACAAATACTTCATATTCCCTTTCTATAAGACCTTTGTTTTTATCATAGTACTTCTCGCTATTTTTCTGGATATGGAGGTAATTATGGATCAGGTTCAGGAGCGTATCCGGTTGAAGTATATCCTCCCATAGATATGCAGTCTTATGGCCCCTGGGATTAACTGGGTTCTCGGTATCCAAATTAAAGGGTAGGAAATGGGTATTATCTCCCTCCAGCTTGGTTGTCATATAGACCTTCTCATTTCCCACAGCAAAGTGTACGAGACATCTTTTGAACTGGAAAAGTGGTTCTTTAGGGTCACGGTCTTTCCGATACTGTTTAATTGCCTCTTCAACAAATTGACCGGTGAGGGAATTTTTTAGTTCTGCAGTAATAATGGGAATGCCATTAAGAAATATGGTTAAATCGAGAGAGTCATTTGTTTTCTTGCTGTAGTTTAGTTGTCTTACGATAGAAAACCTGTTCCTAGAGTAAAGGATTTGATGTTCGGGGTTCATGCCACTAGAAGGTTTGAAGTATGCTAGATGGAATTTTGAACCCCTGTCCTTTATACCTTCCCTTAAGACCTGGAGTGTCCCTTTGCGATTGATTTCTTGAGACAAACGGTAACAGAGCTTTTTAGGGGTGTCTAAGCCATATTGGTTTTCCAGTTTTTCGTATTCTTTGGGTTGGGTGGTCTGGATAAATTGGATTACTTCATCTGGTATTAAGCAAAGCTCTTTATCATAATTTTCTGGAGACAGTTTAATATAGCCAGAGTTTAGAAGGTGGTCTTCAATATGTGCTTCAAAGTCTTTTTCCCTATAGGACTGGGATGTCATCACATTACCTCATTTTTGATTCCCTTTCCTATCCTCCAGACCTTGAAACTAAATGTTTGTTACAATTTTATGGCTTTCATTAGAAATAATCAATAATCTCAACTTTCGCATAAGGATAACGTTCTAGCAAAGGTCTTAAGACCGAGTCATCACATGTACATAAAGCTACTGACAAAATACTCCTGGGTTTAAAATATTTTTGTAATAAAAAATATGAGAAAAGGGTCTGCCCCATCAGATACATCCCAAGCCTTTTTGTTTTTGCCTGGACACAAATTATGTCCTTTCCTTTTATAACTACCTCCCTCTGCTTTGCTATTCTATGTTCTCCATCTGGAATAATGATTCCATCAATGTATCTTGGACTATTGGTATTTGTTTTTTTTACTACAAGAAATTCTTCTACCAGTGTTCCACCGACTTTATTCCAGTACGCCCTAATTAACGGAGTCTCTTTTTTGCTCATCGCTACTTTTTCTTACATCAATTTTCCCCGTCACAACCTGGGAGATAAGGGAGGTTCGGTATTCGTTTAGGAATTCAATGGATTTATTATGCTTTTCAATCAAACTGTCAATTTCTTGGGTCTTTTGTTGAAGGTATTCCGCAATTTCGTCTTGTTCAGATGAAGGTGGTGATAAGAACTTTATATCTTTTAATTTTTCTCTTGTTAGATGTCCAATGCTCACTCTATTTACTATTGCTTCAAAGAATCCTGTTTTCCCATATGCTTGAAAGTGATATAAATAGTAATATGGATTATATTCAGGGTGCATTGTGACTTTATGAACCGAATTTTGAATATAACACTCTGGGAGTTCATTCCTCCAGAGTGCAGTTCTTCCAACCTCACCTCCCTCACTCACTAATAAATCATTTTTTTTCAATCTGTATTGATTTAATTCATTCTGGGAAAACCACATTTCTTTAATATCATCTGTATCAACTTTTTCCCAGGTTATGTTCTGTGCCCGTAAATAGGGTTTTCTAAGGTACTCACCCCTATCATCATTCGTAAGCATTTTCCCTAACACTATTTCACAAAGAAATTTAAGAGGTTGAACTTCCCAATGTTCCGGTATCTTCCCTAACCACTCAATCCCAGAGTCTTTCATCTTCACATTGGGATTCAGTCCTTTAGTCACTGCATGGTTGATAATTGCTGTTCGATATTCCTTGAGGAGTTCAATGAGCTTCTGTTTCTTTTCAACGAGAATGTCTATCTGATTTGTTTTGTGGTCGAGGTAACACGCTATAGTATTTTGTTCGAGGGGTGGTGGCAATGGCACTATTCTTTCATATACCTCTTCTCTGTTCAAACCTGGTACAGCGGAATCTTTTGAGAAAGAATCAAGTTTTAAGGAAAGTAAAAGATAATACAACCAACGAATATCATTACTGGTTGCAGTAGTATCAATATAAAATGTGGTATCAATAGGAAAGCATTTACCCTCTGAATAGTTCACTTTTCCGAAGGAACCCTTTCTTCCGATAACTATGCAAGGGTAGGTTGTTATTGCCTTGTCATGATAACCAGTAATTCCATTTGAACCATAGACTGGAACACTCCCATCTGTTCTATTCTCGTTTGAAAGCGATTCACCATAAAGGAGTAGAGTTACTCTTTTTAACCGAGTAATTTCCCAGTGCTCAGGTATTTCTCTAATTAAATCGATACCAGTATCTTTATATTTTGAGTACTGATTCATAAACCTAAGATGTCCTTTAATAGACCTTCTGTCTCTTTCTCTAGCGTAAGAATATCAGCTTTAATCTTATCGAGAGACCGTAATGGTTGATATTTGTAAAAGTATTTGGTGAAGTTGATTTCATAACCTACCTTATCCTTGCTTCTATCCATCCAGGTATCTGGAAGATGGGGCTTTACTTCTCTCTCAAAGTATTCGTCGATATCTTCTTTCAACGGTACTTTCTCATAATCCCTTAAAGACGGGTCAGGCTTGGGCTTTTTGTAGGGGTCTTTTACGATTTTTCCATTCTCAAGGAGAGGTCTCTCTACCGTGACTTTTGTGTATCCAAAATCTTCATTATCAAAAATTTTGCAATTCTCACATTCCTTGAATCTGGTGTAAATCTGGGTTATCTCCTTTATTTGGTCATTCTCAATGTAGTTTCTTTTGTTTCCCAGGCTCTTTCTCATTTTTTTATAGTAATCCACTGCATTGATAAGTTGGACTTTTCCCTTACGCCTGGAAGGTTTGTTATTTGTTACAATCCAGATATAGGTAGCAATACCCGTGTTATAAAAGAGTTCGGTAGGAAGGGCTATAATTGCTTCCAACCAATCGTTTTCGATTATCCATTTGCGAATATTGCTTTCGCCCGATCCAGCATCCCCCGTGAAAAGGGGAGACCCATTAAAGATAATCGCAATACGGGACCCACTTGGTTCCATTTTTGAAATCATATGCTGGAGGAAAAGTAGCGCACCATCACTTACTCTAGGGAGTCCAGCGTGAAAACGACCATTGGGGTTTTCACTTTCTTTTCTAATAAAATCTTCTTCTTTCTTCCAACTAACACCGAATGGGGGATTAGAGAGCATAAAATTAAATCTGAATCCTTTAAACTTATCTTCCCTAAAACTGGAACCATCACGAATGTTATCAGCATCTTCTCCCATTATCAGGACATCAGCTTTAGCTATAGCATAAGTCTGGGGATTAAGCTCCTGGCCATAAATAACAATCTCTATATCGGGATTAATGTTCT
The sequence above is drawn from the Thermodesulfobacteriota bacterium genome and encodes:
- a CDS encoding type I restriction endonuclease; the protein is MTSQSYREKDFEAHIEDHLLNSGYIKLSPENYDKELCLIPDEVIQFIQTTQPKEYEKLENQYGLDTPKKLCYRLSQEINRKGTLQVLREGIKDRGSKFHLAYFKPSSGMNPEHQILYSRNRFSIVRQLNYSKKTNDSLDLTIFLNGIPIITAELKNSLTGQFVEEAIKQYRKDRDPKEPLFQFKRCLVHFAVGNEKVYMTTKLEGDNTHFLPFNLDTENPVNPRGHKTAYLWEDILQPDTLLNLIHNYLHIQKNSEKYYDKNKGLIEREYEVFVFPRFHQLDAVRKILDALKDEGVGESYLIQHSAGSGKSNTIAWLAHQLASFYQRDTDKERLFDSIVVVTDRRVLDRQLQNTIKQFEQVEGVVKKIDIDSTQLREALEHGKDIIVTTLQKFPVISDTITELKGKRFAVILDEAHSSQSGESSKHLKKVLSVNLEQAEEEDKDEFDIEDEIVKEIRLRGRQPHISYFAFTATPKNKTLELFGWKNRDGRYEAFHLYSMRQAIEEEFILDVLENYTTFKRYFKLAKRIEEDKEYPKKKAVRLLTSYVDLQPHAIEMKTRIMLDHFMDVTENAIQGRGRAMVVTRSRLHAVRYYLMFKKIMEEKNLPYKPLVAFSGEVRDPDTLEKYTENSLNRLPPKVSIPDAFKTPDYRILIVAEKFQTGFDEPLLHTMYVDKKLVGLHAVQTLSRLNRTMKGKTETVVLDFVNEADDIQNAFQPYYETTILAEETDPNKLYDKQSELEQFNIYTGNDIEDLARVLYDENESKEKMQPILDRVVSRFIEKEENEREDFRATLQSYIRLYSFVSQLISFEDVELQKLYDFAKLLNRKLPKRDGRLPSEIQYAVALDSLRIQRTYTGKLLLEKKNAFIPGITSTVPHHKEEPKDILSNIIRELNEVHGSNLTDDDKVDMERLWTKMEENEELKSVMNDRNTMDGMRYKFEQVFDSLLLEYVNTKIDLYKKLSEPRMNEMVKRRWFEEYYKQQMGGEV
- a CDS encoding class I SAM-dependent DNA methyltransferase, giving the protein MNSFQDKANFIWQVADDILRGSFKAHEYGDVTLPFVVLRRLDCVLEPVKDKVIESYNKFKAVLEDPSPVILQSTGGLKFYNTSHFDLQKLSQDAKNIEINFNNYISGFSPNVSEILENFQIDKIISKLAKNDLLFMLVDKFTEIDLHPDKVSNHEMGYIFEELLRRFSEMSNETAGEHYTPREVIRLMVNLLFAEHHEELKGKGIVRTVFDPACGTGGMLTIAKEYITQNINPDIEIVIYGQELNPQTYAIAKADVLIMGEDADNIRDGSSFREDKFKGFRFNFMLSNPPFGVSWKKEEDFIRKESENPNGRFHAGLPRVSDGALLFLQHMISKMEPSGSRIAIIFNGSPLFTGDAGSGESNIRKWIIENDWLEAIIALPTELFYNTGIATYIWIVTNNKPSRRKGKVQLINAVDYYKKMRKSLGNKRNYIENDQIKEITQIYTRFKECENCKIFDNEDFGYTKVTVERPLLENGKIVKDPYKKPKPDPSLRDYEKVPLKEDIDEYFEREVKPHLPDTWMDRSKDKVGYEINFTKYFYKYQPLRSLDKIKADILTLEKETEGLLKDILGL
- a CDS encoding restriction endonuclease subunit S, translating into MNQYSKYKDTGIDLIREIPEHWEITRLKRVTLLLYGESLSNENRTDGSVPVYGSNGITGYHDKAITTYPCIVIGRKGSFGKVNYSEGKCFPIDTTFYIDTTATSNDIRWLYYLLLSLKLDSFSKDSAVPGLNREEVYERIVPLPPPLEQNTIACYLDHKTNQIDILVEKKQKLIELLKEYRTAIINHAVTKGLNPNVKMKDSGIEWLGKIPEHWEVQPLKFLCEIVLGKMLTNDDRGEYLRKPYLRAQNITWEKVDTDDIKEMWFSQNELNQYRLKKNDLLVSEGGEVGRTALWRNELPECYIQNSVHKVTMHPEYNPYYYLYHFQAYGKTGFFEAIVNRVSIGHLTREKLKDIKFLSPPSSEQDEIAEYLQQKTQEIDSLIEKHNKSIEFLNEYRTSLISQVVTGKIDVRKSSDEQKRDSVN